One Setaria italica strain Yugu1 chromosome I, Setaria_italica_v2.0, whole genome shotgun sequence DNA window includes the following coding sequences:
- the LOC101772725 gene encoding DEAD-box ATP-dependent RNA helicase 35A, protein MAATAAASAAAAAAAANSDDDNNYEEYIPVAKRRALEAERLRQLRLSKPAPSSAASSLAMPPPPPPPPTQPSAPDAAAKPSLLVKSTQLKRAAPEVTATEQRIQQEKEVIENLSSDSKSLRSVREIAKGIIYTEPIQTGWKPPLRLRRMPLAKANELRRKWHIIVDGNDVPPPARDFRDLRLPEPILRKLRERGIVQPTPIQVQGLPVVLSGRDMIGIAFTGSGKTLVFVLPLIMVALQEEILMPIVPGEGPFGMIICPSRELAKQTYDVIEEFLLPLKDAGYPEIRPLLCIGGVDMRTQLDVLKKGVHIVVATPGRLKDLLAKKKMNLDNCRYLTLDEADRLVDLGFEEDIKEVFDHFKDQRQTLLFSATMPQKIQNFAKNALVQPVTVNVGRAGAANLDVIQEVEYVKEDARIIYLLECLQKTPPPVLIFCENKVDVDYIHEYLLLKGVEAVAIHGGKDQEERQNAIDSFKSGKKDVLVATDVASKGLDFPDIQHVINYDMPAEIENYVHRIGRTGRCGKTGIATTFINKNQTETTLLDLKHLLKEAKQRIPPVLAELDDPLEDEEIIAKESGVKGCAYCGGLGHRVGDCPKLEHQKSMAIAGSRKDYFGGGGYRGEI, encoded by the exons atggccgccaccgcggccgcctcagccgccgccgccgccgcggcggcgaactccgacgacgacaacaactaCGAGGAGTACATCCCGGTGGCCAAGCGCCGGGCCTTGGAGGCCGAGCGCCTCCGCCAGCTCCGCCTCTCGAAGCCGgcgccgtcctccgccgcctcctccctcgcgATGCCGcccccccctcctccgcccccgACGCAGCCCTccgcccccgacgccgccgccaagcccAGCCTCCTCGTCAAGTCCACGCAGCTCAAGCGCGCGGCCCCGGAGGTGACCGCCACGGAGCAGCGCATCCAGCAGGAGAAGGAGGTGATCGAGAACCTCTCCTCCGACAGCAAGTCCCTCAGGTCCGTACGCGAGATCGCCAAGGGCATCATCTACACGGAGCCGATCCAGACCGGGTGGAagccgcccctccgcctccgccgcatgCCGCTCGCCAAGGCCAACGAGCTCCGCCGCAAGTGGCACATCATCGTCGACGGCAACGacgtcccgccgcccgcgcgggaCTTCCGCGACCTACGCCTCCCCGAGCCCATTCTCCGGAAGCTGCGCGAGAGGGGCATCGTCCAGCCCACGCCCATCCAGGTGCAGGGGCTGCCCGTTGTGCTCTCCGGCCGTGACATGATCGGCATCGCGTTCACGGGGTCGGGGAAGACGCTGGTGTTCGTGCTACCGCTTATCATGGTGGCGCTGCAGGAGGAGATATTGATGCCGATTGTGCCTGGGGAGGGTCCGTTTGGGATGATCATCTGCCCGTCGCGGGAGCTTGCTAAGCAGACTTATGATGTGATTGAGGAGTTCCTCCTTCCACTCAAGGACGCCGGGTACCCCGAGATAAGGCCGTTGCTTTGCATTGGGGGTGTGGATATGAGGACGCAGCTGGATGTGTTGAAGAAGGGCGTTCACATTGTGGTGGCAACACCTGGCCGGCTCAAGGATCTTCTTGCCAAGAAGAAGATGAATCTCGATAACTGCAG GTACTTAACCTTAGATGAAGCGGATAGGCTGGTTGACTTGGGATTTGAGGAGGACATCAAGGAGGTTTTTGACCATTTCAAGGATCAAAGGCAGACCCTTCTTTTTTCTGCTACTATGCCTCAGAAGATTCAAAATTTTGCGAAGAATGCCCTTGTGCAACCAGTTACTGTCAATGTGGGGAGAGCTGGAGCAGCAAATCTTGATGTAATTCAAGAAGTTGAGTATGTCAAGGAAGATGCTAGAATTATATACCTCCTTGAATGCCTCCAAAAGACTCCACCCCCTGTTCTTATCTTTTGTGAAAACAAGGTTGATGTCGACTACATCCACGAGTACCTTCTTCTTAAGGGTGTGGAGGCTGTTGCGATCCATGGAGGAAAAGATCAAGAGGAAAGACAGAATGCAATTGACTCTTTCAAGTCTGGGAAGAAGGAtgttctggtggctaccgatgtTGCATCAAAGGGTCTTGATTTCCCTGATATCCAGCATGTCATCAACTACGACATGCCTGCCGAAATTGAGAACTATGTCCACAGAATCGGTCGAACAGGTCGTTGTGGTAAGACTGGCATAGCAACTACCTTCATCAACAAGAACCAAACCGAGACCACACTTCTCGATCTCAAGCACCTGCTGAAGGAGGCAAAGCAGAGGATTCCACCGGTGTTGGCGGAACTCGATGACCCATTGGAGGACGAGGAAATAATCGCCAAGGAGAGTGGTGTTAAGGGATGTGCGTATTGTGGTGGGCTTGGCCATCGTGTTGGTGACTGTCCGAAGCTGGAGCACCAGAAGTCCATGGCAATTGCAGGCTCGAGGAAAGACTACTTTGGCGGTGGGGGCTACCGAGGAGAAATATGA
- the LOC101765728 gene encoding putative homeobox-leucine zipper protein HOX26: protein MSSVTTAGSAEEHPVSVEEFVGAHLSLGIGGGEGSSRSSPRQQGRPRTVQLFGEVLSLQVDDECHDGARRREPAAAAGRKKRDHSGSGARQNKKARTFQDGGDGGGGGGRKKLRLTGAQAAMLEDSFRSHNILSHAEKQELARRVGLSARQVEVWFQNRRARTKLKQTEVDCELLHRWCDRLTDENARLRRDLADLRASATARLAVCAACCDKQVAARAGEMA, encoded by the exons ATGTCCAGCGTCACCACGGCcggcagcgcggaggagcaccCCGTCTCCGTCGAGGAGTTCGTCGGCGCGCACCTCTCCCtcgggatcggcggcggcgaagggagtAGCCGGTCGTCGCCGCGGCAGCAGGGGAGGCCGCGGACGGTGCAGCTGTTCGGCGAGGTGCTGTCGCTGCAGGTCGACGACGAGTGCCATGATGGAGCGCGTCGACGggagcccgcggcggcggcgggcaggaaGAAGAGAGATCACAGCGGTAGTGGTGCTAGGCAGAACAAGAAGGCCAGGACATtccaggacggcggcgacggcggcggcggtggcgggaggaagaagctcCGGCTCACCGGTGCGCAGGCCGCCATGCTGGAGGACAGCTTCCGCTCCCACAACATCCTCTCCCAT GCGGAGAAGCAGGAGCTGGCGCGGCGGGTGGGTCTGAGCGCGCGTCAGGTGGAGGTCTGGTTCCAGAACCGGCGGGCCAGGACAAAGCTGAAACAGACCGAGGTCGACTGCGAGCTGCTCCACCGCTGGTGCGACCGCCTCACCGACGAGAACGCCCGCCTCCGGCGAGACCTCGCCGACCTCCGGGCGTCCGCGACCGCGAGGCTCGCCGTCTGCGCCGCCTGCTGCGACAAGCAggtcgccgcccgcgccggcgagaTGGCGTGA